In Eubalaena glacialis isolate mEubGla1 chromosome 2, mEubGla1.1.hap2.+ XY, whole genome shotgun sequence, a single genomic region encodes these proteins:
- the ANKRD34C gene encoding ankyrin repeat domain-containing protein 34C yields the protein MMDDDTELRTDGNSLLKAVWLGRLRLTRLLLEGGAYINESNDKGETALMVACITKHVDQQSISKSKMVKYLLDNRADPNIQDKSGKTALIHACIRRAGGEVVSLLLENGADPSLEDRTGASALVYAINADDQDALKHLLDACKAKGKEVIIITTDKSSSGTKTTKQYLNVPPSPKEEDRQSPPLYASPSDIELKAPGLGAPPSEKEDDFFSLQSGHPGGCDNSKAPNEPGSPTRKVGNLKRARLPQLKRLQSEPWGLTAPSVLAASMRQDETHGAGADSEVIKSISDMSFPKRGPLSRTNSIDGKDPSLFHTVTEQVLKIPASSAPASWKAAYEKSQPPHSRLARRGTLPIDQEKGSIGPSGPCALKDAVHLKRLENDLYDLDLQPGADPPNSISLESGKGLLDRKKLNNSHLSLFQGSREALDAVPCTSPSSARRRPPHLLERRGSGTLLLDRISQTRPGFLPPLNVNLNPPIPDIRSSSKPSSPLASGLKSMVPVAPSSPKRVDLRSKKKLLRRHSMQIEQMKQLSDFEEIMT from the coding sequence ATGATGGATGACGACACCGAATTAAGGACTGATGGAAACTCACTTTTAAAGGCCGTGTGGTTGGGGAGGCTCAGGCTGACCAGACTCCTCCTGGAAGGGGGTGCTTACATCAACGAAAGCAACGACAAAGGCGAAACGGCTCTCATGGTGGCATGTATCACCAAACATGTGGACCAGCAAAGCATCAGCAAGTCCAAGATGGTGAAGTATCTGCTGGACAACAGGGCAGACCCCAATATTCAGGATAAGTCTGGCAAGACCGCCCTCATCCATGCTTGCATCAGAAGAGCTGGGGGAGAAGTGGTCTCCTTGCTACTGGAGAATGGAGCAGACCCCAGCCTCGAGGATCGCACAGGGGCTTCAGCTCTGGTTTACGCAATAAATGCAGATGACCAGGATGCATTGAAACATCTCCTGGATGCCTGCAAAGCCAAAGGCAAGGAGGTGATTATTATAACAACGGATAAATCATCTTCAGGCACCAAAACCACCAAACAGTATCTTAATGTCCCTCCTTCACCCAAAGAGGAAGACAGACAGTCGCCTCCACTGTATGCATCTCCCTCAGATATTGAACTGAAGGCTCCAGGCCTGGGCGCTCCACCCAGTGAGAAGGAAGATGACTTCTTTAGCCTCCAATCAGGGCATCCAGGTGGTTGCGACAACTCCAAGGCTCCTAATGAACCTGGGTCACCCACTAGGAAAGTTGGGAACCTCAAAAGGGCCCGTTTGCCTCAACTGAAGAGGCTCCAATCTGAGCCCTGGGGCCTGACCGCGCCCTCCGTGTTGGCCGCCTCTATGCGCCAGGATGAGACCCATGGCGCAGGTGCAGACAGCGAGGTCATCAAGAGCATCAGTGACATGTCCTTCCCCAAAAGGGGCCCCCTCTCCAGAACCAACAGTATTGATGGCAAAGACCCCAGCCTCTTCCACACGGTCACAGAGCAGGTCCTGAAGATTCCAGCCTCTTCGGCACCGGCCTCGTGGAAGGCAGCCTATGAGAAAAGTCAGCCTCCCCACTCACGTCTGGCCAGAAGAGGAACTCTCCCTATTGACCAAGAGAAGGGTAGTATTGGCCCATCAGGCCCCTGTGCTCTCAAAGATGCAGTGCACCTCAAACGGCTGGAAAATGACCTCTATGATTTAGATTTACAGCCAGGGGCCGACCCACCCAACTCCATTTCCCTTGAATCAGGCAAAGGACTCTTAGATCGAAAGAAGCTCAACAACTCCCATTTGTCTCTTTTCCAGGGCTCCAGGGAGGCCCTGGATGCTGTGCCCTGCACATCTCCCAGCTCAGCGCGCCGCAGGCCACCCCATCTTCTAGAAAGACGGGGTTCCGGAACTCTGCTACTAGACCGaatttcccagaccaggcctggcTTCCTTCCGCCTTTAAATGTAAATCTGAACCCACCTATCCCGGATATTAGATCGAGCAGCAAACCTTCCTCTCCACTTGCTAGTGGCTTAAAATCCATGGTACCTGTTGCTCCAAGTTCACCAAAGAGAGTTGACTTGAGAAGTAAAAAGAAGCTCCTCAGAAGGCATTCTATGCAAATTGAACAGATGAAGCAGCTGTCTGACTTTGAAGAAATCATGACCTAG